The following are encoded in a window of Streptomyces sp. 11x1 genomic DNA:
- a CDS encoding carbohydrate ABC transporter permease, whose amino-acid sequence MSTLATLPAATPDTERTLRHRRVRQTWGRPWLYLPLAGALLLMIAPFLWMLSGSFKPEADIRRVPPVLVPTAPTTANYGELFSTLDFTSMFANSVIVALAVTAGNLIFCSMLGYALAKLEFRGQRAVFLLVMGTLMIPGLVTFVPLYVLVSNMQLTGSLIGLVLPFLAGPFGVFLMRQFISTLPDELIDAARVDGCRELAIFAKIILPLTKPALATLGIITFLGSWNNFLWPLVVAQNESQYTLPVGLALASSGQSFTRFGILLAGAVVVLLPVMLVFLLFQRQFVAGIATTGLK is encoded by the coding sequence ATGAGCACCCTCGCCACCCTGCCGGCGGCAACCCCGGACACGGAGCGCACCCTGAGGCACCGCCGCGTCCGACAGACCTGGGGCCGGCCCTGGCTGTACCTGCCGCTCGCCGGCGCCCTCCTGCTGATGATCGCGCCGTTCCTGTGGATGCTGTCCGGCTCCTTCAAGCCCGAGGCCGACATCCGCCGAGTACCGCCGGTCCTGGTCCCGACGGCGCCCACGACCGCCAACTACGGTGAACTGTTCAGCACGCTCGACTTCACGAGCATGTTCGCCAACTCCGTGATCGTCGCCCTCGCCGTCACCGCGGGCAACCTGATCTTCTGCTCGATGCTCGGATACGCCCTGGCCAAGCTGGAGTTCCGCGGACAGCGCGCGGTCTTCCTCCTGGTCATGGGGACGCTCATGATCCCCGGCCTGGTCACCTTCGTACCGCTGTACGTGCTGGTGTCCAACATGCAGCTGACCGGGTCCCTGATCGGGCTGGTCCTGCCGTTCCTCGCCGGACCCTTCGGGGTGTTCCTGATGCGGCAGTTCATCTCCACCCTGCCCGACGAACTCATCGACGCCGCGCGGGTGGACGGCTGCCGCGAACTGGCCATCTTCGCGAAGATCATCCTTCCGCTGACCAAGCCGGCCCTCGCCACCCTCGGGATCATCACCTTCCTCGGCTCCTGGAACAACTTCCTGTGGCCCCTGGTCGTGGCCCAGAACGAGAGCCAGTACACCCTTCCCGTCGGCCTCGCCCTGGCCAGCAGCGGACAGTCCTTCACCCGCTTCGGCATCCTCCTCGCCGGCGCTGTGGTCGTGCTGCTGCCGGTGATGCTCGTCTTCCTCCTCTTCCAGCGCCAGTTCGTGGCCGGCATCGCCACCACCGGCCTGAAGTGA
- a CDS encoding sugar ABC transporter permease — MSTKTLPDRGDTHKQSTAGPERSAGRRNSGLRSPARGRQARAAWILAAPFLALFAVFMLVPVVWSLLMSLTDTKSADLRTPLNVSFTGIDTYVRLFQDDQFFTALRNTGVFVLVALPLTLAAGLAAAVALDRGIRRFRAVFRVGFYLPVITSIVAVAVVWKTLLEPRAGLVNLVLGWFGIDGPAWLADTRFALPVMIVMAVWRNLGTVMIIMLAGLQSVPQSLMEAAELDGAGPWQRFWRVTFPLLRPALLLTAVTTGIGYLQFFDEPFVMTGGGPLDSTLSATLYAYNQFGNGNYDMASAASYVIFVLIVALTVLQFRVLRSVD, encoded by the coding sequence ATGTCCACGAAAACGCTCCCCGATCGGGGCGACACCCACAAGCAGAGCACGGCAGGACCGGAACGGAGTGCCGGTCGCCGGAACTCCGGGCTCCGGAGCCCGGCGCGCGGCAGGCAGGCCCGGGCCGCCTGGATCCTCGCCGCCCCGTTCCTCGCGCTGTTCGCGGTCTTCATGCTGGTGCCGGTGGTCTGGTCGCTGCTGATGAGCCTGACCGACACCAAGAGCGCCGACCTGCGCACCCCGCTGAACGTGTCGTTCACCGGAATCGACACCTACGTGCGGCTCTTCCAGGACGACCAGTTCTTCACGGCCCTGCGCAACACGGGCGTGTTCGTCCTGGTGGCCCTGCCGCTGACGCTGGCCGCCGGGCTCGCCGCGGCCGTCGCTCTCGACCGGGGCATCCGCCGCTTCCGGGCCGTCTTCCGCGTCGGCTTCTACCTGCCGGTGATCACCAGCATCGTGGCCGTCGCCGTGGTGTGGAAGACGCTCCTGGAACCGCGGGCGGGTCTGGTGAACCTCGTGCTGGGCTGGTTCGGGATCGACGGTCCGGCCTGGCTGGCGGACACCCGCTTCGCCCTGCCCGTCATGATCGTGATGGCGGTGTGGCGCAACCTGGGCACGGTCATGATCATCATGCTGGCAGGTCTGCAGTCCGTGCCGCAGTCGTTGATGGAGGCGGCCGAACTCGACGGCGCCGGGCCCTGGCAGCGGTTCTGGCGGGTCACCTTCCCGCTCCTGCGTCCGGCGCTGCTGCTGACCGCCGTCACCACCGGCATCGGCTATCTGCAGTTCTTCGACGAGCCGTTCGTGATGACGGGCGGCGGTCCGCTGGACTCCACCTTGTCGGCCACGTTGTACGCCTACAACCAGTTCGGCAACGGCAACTACGACATGGCGTCGGCGGCCAGCTACGTCATCTTCGTCCTCATCGTGGCGCTGACCGTGCTGCAGTTCCGCGTTCTGCGATCCGTGGATTAA
- a CDS encoding extracellular solute-binding protein, which yields MRISTRHAVRTVQVLSVTVTAALVATGCGRSEDSGPGNDAPAKLGAGKAKGTVVMWSLGDPDDNLKNLAKKFEQENPDATVKITAVPWSAAHDKLTTAVAGGNTPDLSMVGSTWMPEMAAMNAFQATPSSIKSSDFYPGQWDTTKYKDTSYGVPFSADTTVVYYRTDIIEKAGIKGAPAADREGYLKDLKAIQATAGKKNPKLRHATGLVMGFNSWIFWLPMVWQQGGDIYDAKTGEFTFETPEVAKALEYWASVPKQGLAPTDRSDNVQGFRDGLLATYQEAAWAGGSFHKDAPELDGKWKTMPVPYTKQPAGFAGGTDLAVFKDAKNPDAAWKFAQFLTEPANLAAYAKVTGSLPPAPRAWTEGKLTEDENMKAFEEQLKVSRPQPAITTWQQIADAIDGELEKLALGKATVAEVQKALQSKATSIGTGR from the coding sequence ATGCGTATATCGACCCGTCACGCTGTCAGAACCGTCCAGGTCCTGTCCGTCACCGTCACGGCAGCCCTGGTGGCCACCGGCTGTGGCCGGAGCGAGGACTCCGGCCCCGGCAACGACGCACCCGCGAAGCTCGGTGCCGGAAAGGCCAAGGGCACGGTGGTCATGTGGTCCCTGGGCGACCCCGACGACAACCTGAAGAACCTGGCCAAGAAGTTCGAGCAGGAGAACCCGGACGCCACCGTCAAGATCACCGCGGTCCCGTGGAGCGCCGCCCACGACAAGCTGACCACCGCGGTCGCCGGCGGCAACACCCCGGACCTCTCCATGGTCGGCAGCACCTGGATGCCCGAGATGGCCGCCATGAACGCCTTCCAGGCCACACCGTCGTCGATCAAGTCGTCCGACTTCTACCCCGGCCAGTGGGACACCACCAAGTACAAGGACACCTCCTACGGCGTCCCGTTCAGCGCCGACACCACGGTCGTCTACTACCGGACCGACATCATCGAGAAGGCCGGCATCAAGGGCGCCCCGGCCGCCGACCGGGAGGGATACCTCAAGGACCTCAAGGCCATCCAGGCCACCGCCGGCAAGAAGAACCCCAAGCTGCGCCACGCCACCGGACTGGTGATGGGCTTCAACTCCTGGATCTTCTGGCTGCCGATGGTCTGGCAGCAGGGCGGTGACATCTACGACGCCAAGACCGGGGAGTTCACCTTCGAGACGCCCGAGGTCGCCAAGGCGCTGGAGTACTGGGCGAGCGTCCCGAAGCAGGGGCTGGCACCGACCGACAGGTCCGACAACGTCCAGGGATTCAGGGACGGGCTGCTCGCCACCTACCAGGAGGCCGCGTGGGCCGGTGGCAGCTTCCACAAGGACGCCCCCGAGCTGGACGGCAAGTGGAAGACCATGCCGGTGCCGTACACCAAGCAGCCCGCCGGGTTCGCCGGCGGCACCGACCTCGCGGTGTTCAAGGACGCCAAGAACCCCGACGCGGCATGGAAGTTCGCCCAGTTCCTGACCGAGCCCGCCAACCTCGCGGCCTACGCCAAGGTCACCGGCAGCCTGCCCCCCGCGCCCCGGGCGTGGACGGAGGGGAAGCTGACCGAGGACGAGAACATGAAGGCGTTCGAGGAGCAGCTCAAGGTCAGCAGGCCGCAGCCCGCCATCACGACCTGGCAGCAGATCGCCGACGCCATCGACGGCGAACTGGAGAAGCTGGCCCTCGGCAAGGCCACCGTCGCCGAGGTGCAGAAGGCGCTGCAGTCCAAGGCCACCAGCATCGGCACGGGCCGCTGA
- a CDS encoding LacI family DNA-binding transcriptional regulator, with amino-acid sequence MGVTIADVATRAGVSKTTVSRVLNGKGEINENTVLRVRQAISDLGYVPSAGAVGLARGTTQMIGMLVPDMAWAWAGIVQAVVETLETEGFGLRMLTWNRGEESLRRLGLQVAAKSFDGLLVIEPEGALGYITELHEAGLPMVLIDDRFHRPGFPYVATTNREGGEQAARHLLDIGRRRPLVVTGPEGFGCTEERLGGFVDVYAQAGIELDRRSIVCGDFLFDTSRAAVAKAIEDGVEFDAVFGHNDPSAAGVLAALNEAGLRVPRDVAVVGFDDVEIASYTYPALTTIRQPMREMGEAAARLLLDHVRRSPEAATSRIIPTSLVVRGSTLGPSAN; translated from the coding sequence ATGGGAGTCACTATCGCCGACGTGGCCACGCGGGCCGGAGTGAGCAAGACGACGGTCTCGCGGGTGCTGAACGGCAAGGGCGAGATCAACGAGAACACCGTCTTGAGGGTCCGCCAGGCGATCTCGGACCTGGGCTATGTGCCGAGCGCCGGGGCCGTGGGGCTCGCCCGCGGCACGACGCAGATGATCGGCATGCTGGTCCCTGACATGGCCTGGGCCTGGGCCGGCATCGTGCAGGCGGTCGTCGAGACGCTGGAGACCGAGGGCTTCGGTCTGCGCATGCTGACCTGGAACCGCGGTGAGGAGTCACTGCGCAGACTGGGGCTGCAGGTCGCCGCCAAGTCGTTCGACGGTCTGCTGGTGATAGAGCCCGAGGGAGCCCTGGGGTACATCACGGAACTGCACGAAGCAGGGCTGCCTATGGTGCTGATAGACGACCGCTTCCACCGGCCTGGCTTCCCTTACGTGGCCACCACCAACAGGGAGGGCGGTGAACAGGCGGCACGCCATCTGCTGGACATCGGCCGTCGTCGCCCTCTGGTGGTGACGGGCCCCGAGGGGTTCGGCTGTACCGAGGAACGGCTGGGCGGCTTTGTCGACGTCTACGCGCAGGCCGGGATCGAGCTCGACCGGCGCAGCATCGTCTGCGGCGACTTCCTGTTCGACACCAGCCGGGCCGCGGTCGCGAAAGCGATCGAGGACGGTGTGGAGTTCGACGCGGTCTTCGGGCACAACGACCCCTCGGCGGCGGGTGTGCTCGCGGCCCTGAACGAGGCCGGCCTGCGTGTTCCGCGGGACGTGGCCGTGGTGGGGTTCGACGACGTCGAGATCGCGTCGTACACCTATCCGGCGCTGACCACCATCCGCCAGCCGATGCGGGAGATGGGGGAGGCGGCGGCCCGTCTGCTGCTGGACCACGTACGCAGATCCCCGGAAGCCGCCACCTCGCGCATCATCCCCACCAGCCTTGTGGTGCGTGGCTCGACCTTAGGGCCGAGCGCGAACTGA